Proteins encoded by one window of Molothrus ater isolate BHLD 08-10-18 breed brown headed cowbird chromosome 12, BPBGC_Mater_1.1, whole genome shotgun sequence:
- the SS18L2 gene encoding SS18-like protein 2, which translates to MSVAFVPERLRGAAEVNQDTLQRLLEENDQLIRCIVEYQNKGRATDCVQYQHILHRNLIYLATIADATPPRTQKPVD; encoded by the exons ATGTCCGTGGCGTTCGTGCCCGAGCGGCTGCGCGGGGCGGCCGAGGTGAACCAGGACACGCTGCAGCGG ctgctggaggagaacGACCAGCTGATCCGGTGCATCGTGGAGTACCAGAACAAGGGCCGCGCCACCGACTGCGTGCA GTACCAGCATATCCTGCACAGGAACCTCATTTATTTAGCTACAATTGCTGATGCCACCCCGCCCAGGACGCAGAAGCCTGTAGACTGA